In the genome of Nocardia sp. NBC_00416, one region contains:
- a CDS encoding glycerol-3-phosphate dehydrogenase/oxidase codes for MAENSFPSGGPALNARRRDRELAALGDNPVVDLLVIGGGVTGAGVALDAAARGLRTVLVERHDLAYGTSRWSSKLVHGGLRYLASGKIGIAHESAVERGILLRRTAPHLVRPLPQLVPLLPGIGFSSRALIRAGFLAGDALRAGAGTPGALLPRSRRVTRAEALRLAPTVRQHGLRGGLQAWDGQLVDDARLVVAVARTAAAHGAAVLTRVSAEAVDGAGATLRDTLTGETLQVRATAVINATGVWADQVDPSIELRPSRGTHLVFDAAAFGGLTAALTVPVPGSVGRFIFALPAPHGRVYLGLTDEDAPGPVPDEPRPTATEIDFLLDTVNTVLRIPLTHTDIRGSYAGLRPLLRTAGDNTADISREHAVLTSPSGVVTVVGGKLTTYRKMAQDAVDAAVTRAGLTARPCRTADIPLAGAVGGAARDGLAAPQLLIERYGAEAPTVAALAAANPELADPVFPGADVLAAEFAWSLEQEGALDAGDLLDRRTRLGLVPADRAAAQAAAEAVVSAWSA; via the coding sequence ATGGCCGAGAATTCATTCCCTTCCGGCGGTCCGGCGTTGAACGCACGCCGCCGCGACCGTGAACTCGCCGCACTGGGTGACAACCCGGTCGTCGACCTGCTCGTCATCGGCGGCGGGGTGACCGGCGCCGGAGTCGCGCTCGACGCGGCCGCCCGCGGCCTGCGCACCGTCCTGGTGGAACGCCACGATCTGGCGTACGGGACCAGCCGGTGGAGTTCGAAACTGGTGCACGGCGGACTGCGCTATCTGGCGAGCGGCAAGATCGGCATCGCCCACGAGAGCGCGGTGGAGCGAGGGATCCTGCTGCGCCGCACCGCACCCCATCTCGTGCGACCGCTACCGCAACTGGTGCCGCTGCTCCCGGGGATCGGGTTCTCGTCGCGAGCGCTGATCCGCGCGGGCTTCCTGGCCGGCGACGCGCTGCGGGCGGGCGCGGGCACCCCGGGAGCGCTGCTGCCGCGGTCGCGGCGGGTGACCCGGGCCGAGGCGCTGCGGCTGGCGCCGACGGTGCGGCAGCACGGACTGCGCGGTGGACTGCAGGCCTGGGACGGGCAACTGGTCGACGACGCGCGCCTGGTGGTCGCTGTGGCGCGGACCGCCGCCGCGCACGGCGCGGCCGTACTCACCCGGGTCTCCGCGGAGGCGGTAGACGGCGCCGGGGCCACCCTGCGCGACACGCTCACCGGGGAAACCCTGCAGGTCCGCGCCACGGCCGTGATCAACGCGACCGGGGTCTGGGCGGACCAGGTCGACCCCAGTATCGAATTGCGTCCCAGCCGAGGCACTCATCTGGTGTTCGACGCCGCGGCCTTCGGCGGGCTCACCGCGGCGCTGACCGTGCCGGTGCCCGGCTCTGTCGGTCGTTTCATCTTCGCGCTGCCCGCACCGCACGGCAGGGTGTACCTGGGCCTGACCGACGAGGACGCCCCCGGACCGGTCCCCGACGAGCCGCGCCCCACCGCCACCGAGATCGATTTCCTGCTCGATACCGTCAACACGGTGCTGCGTATCCCGCTGACCCACACCGATATCCGCGGCAGCTACGCCGGGCTGCGCCCACTGTTGCGCACAGCCGGCGACAACACCGCTGATATCTCGCGCGAACACGCCGTCCTCACCTCTCCGAGCGGGGTGGTGACGGTGGTCGGCGGCAAGCTCACCACCTATCGCAAAATGGCGCAGGACGCCGTCGACGCCGCCGTCACGCGAGCCGGTCTCACCGCCCGTCCGTGCCGGACGGCCGATATTCCGCTGGCGGGAGCGGTCGGCGGCGCGGCGCGGGACGGGCTCGCCGCACCGCAACTGCTGATCGAACGCTACGGCGCCGAAGCGCCCACGGTCGCCGCGCTGGCCGCGGCGAACCCCGAACTGGCCGATCCGGTCTTTCCCGGCGCGGATGTGCTGGCGGCCGAGTTCGCGTGGTCGCTGGAACAGGAGGGCGCGCTCGACGCCGGCGATCTCCTGGACCGCCGCACCCGCCTCGGCCTGGTCCCGGCCGATCGCGCGGCCGCGCAGGCCGCCGCCGAAGCCGTCGTATCCGCCTGGTCGGCGTGA
- a CDS encoding TetR/AcrR family transcriptional regulator, giving the protein MSPGAATPDPDVAPVELTILDAARECVAEFGVRRTTLTEVARRAGVSRPTVYRRWPDSRALVAELLVREFREIIAAAVPTTGPARDRLIIGIVNGAAQVRSNPLFGKIFRTDTDLMLTYVFGRLGRNQRQLLDLFATGIRDGQADGSVRAGDPGQLAAMVLLIAQSAVQSAVTVAELLDGPAMDTELRHALDAYLAPATHPSRKE; this is encoded by the coding sequence GTGTCCCCTGGCGCAGCCACCCCGGATCCCGACGTCGCGCCCGTCGAGCTGACCATCCTGGACGCGGCGCGCGAGTGTGTCGCCGAGTTCGGGGTCCGGCGCACCACTCTCACCGAGGTCGCGCGCCGGGCCGGTGTCAGCCGGCCCACGGTCTACCGGCGCTGGCCGGACAGCCGCGCGCTGGTCGCCGAACTGCTCGTGCGGGAATTCCGCGAGATCATCGCCGCGGCCGTACCCACCACCGGGCCCGCGCGTGACCGGCTCATCATCGGAATCGTGAACGGCGCGGCACAGGTGCGATCGAACCCGCTGTTCGGCAAGATCTTCCGCACCGATACCGACCTGATGCTGACCTACGTGTTCGGCCGGCTGGGCCGCAACCAGCGGCAACTGCTCGACCTGTTCGCGACCGGTATCCGGGACGGGCAGGCCGACGGCTCGGTGCGCGCCGGGGATCCCGGCCAGTTGGCCGCGATGGTGCTGTTGATCGCCCAGTCCGCCGTGCAGTCGGCGGTCACGGTCGCCGAACTGCTGGACGGCCCCGCCATGGACACCGAACTCCGGCACGCCCTCGATGCCTATCTCGCCCCCGCGACCCACCCGTCCAGGAAGGAGTAG
- a CDS encoding isochorismatase family protein — translation MPLSTLDALTALVAVDLQSGALSRPVAPHPVDTVIARTAELAAAFRSFGLPVVLVRMTAAADGADATPGRTDMSAVARQQPAPPEGWDEIAPGLAGHPADLVVTKRTWGAFHGTDLDLQLRRRGVTQIVLTGIATSLGVESTARSAHEHGYHVTLAVDAMTDIRAASHENSIERIFPLLGETGSTGEILDLLRTSRPGAS, via the coding sequence ATGCCGCTCAGCACCCTGGACGCGCTAACCGCTTTGGTCGCCGTCGATCTGCAGAGCGGGGCGCTGTCCCGCCCGGTCGCGCCGCATCCGGTGGATACGGTCATCGCGCGCACCGCCGAACTCGCCGCGGCATTCCGGTCGTTCGGGCTACCGGTGGTGCTCGTCCGGATGACCGCTGCCGCCGACGGCGCGGATGCCACACCCGGTCGTACCGATATGTCGGCGGTCGCCCGGCAGCAGCCTGCCCCGCCCGAGGGCTGGGATGAGATCGCTCCCGGACTGGCGGGTCATCCCGCCGATTTGGTGGTGACCAAACGCACCTGGGGCGCGTTCCACGGTACCGATCTCGATCTGCAGCTGCGTCGTCGCGGCGTGACGCAGATCGTGCTCACCGGTATCGCCACCAGTCTCGGGGTGGAATCCACGGCCCGGTCCGCGCACGAACACGGATACCACGTGACCCTCGCGGTCGACGCGATGACCGATATCCGTGCGGCGTCGCACGAGAACAGCATCGAACGCATCTTCCCGCTCCTGGGCGAAACCGGGTCCACCGGTGAGATCCTGGATCTGTTGCGCACCTCCCGGCCGGGTGCCTCGTGA
- a CDS encoding FAD-binding oxidoreductase has translation MVWDAWGVPAGHSPLPERIRGLLTQVFGVSGESAPRRVEREVPLRPAVLSADRRAGLADLVGADHVSTADIDRLRHAGGKSTPDLLRRRDPGPQDAPDAVVYPAGHDEVAAVLAHCSDQGIAVVPFGGGTSVVGGLDPVRGRFDTVIALDLRRLDALLDCDPVSGTATLGAGVTGPRAEQLLAEHGLSLGHYPQSFEFASIGGFAATRSSGQASAGYGRFDDMVQRIRVATPTGSVMLGRAPASAAGPDLRELFVGSEGALGVLTEVTVRVHPAPETTTYMAWSFPDFETGAAALRAVVQTGAAPTVLRLSDEAETGLNLARAGDIGGAGVSGCLAVTTFEGTAAHTAARGAEAAALLRAAGGTELGPDPAREWEHGRFAAPYLRDALLDAGVLCETLETATTWSDLSELKAKVTAALTDSLSAQGAPALVMCHISHTYPTGASLYFTVVAKQLDEPIAQWRAAKTAAGNAIAAAGATITHHHAVGADHRAWLPDEIGDLGVRVLRAVKREIDPAGILNPGTLLP, from the coding sequence ATGGTGTGGGACGCCTGGGGTGTCCCCGCCGGGCACTCACCGCTTCCCGAGCGGATCCGCGGCCTGCTGACGCAGGTGTTCGGCGTGTCCGGGGAGTCGGCGCCGCGTCGCGTCGAGCGCGAGGTGCCGTTGCGGCCCGCGGTGCTGTCTGCGGACCGGCGGGCCGGGCTGGCGGACCTGGTCGGCGCGGACCACGTATCCACTGCGGATATCGACCGCCTCCGGCATGCCGGCGGTAAGAGCACGCCCGATCTGCTCCGCCGCCGCGACCCCGGGCCCCAGGACGCCCCGGACGCGGTCGTGTACCCGGCCGGGCACGACGAGGTGGCCGCCGTGCTCGCCCATTGTTCGGACCAGGGCATCGCCGTGGTGCCGTTCGGCGGGGGTACGAGCGTGGTGGGCGGGCTGGACCCGGTTCGCGGGCGCTTCGACACGGTGATCGCACTGGACCTGCGCCGGCTCGACGCCCTCCTGGACTGCGACCCTGTCTCCGGTACCGCCACCCTGGGCGCCGGCGTCACCGGACCGCGCGCCGAGCAGTTGCTCGCCGAACACGGTCTGTCGCTCGGCCACTATCCGCAAAGCTTCGAATTCGCCAGCATCGGCGGGTTCGCCGCGACCCGTTCGTCGGGTCAGGCCTCCGCCGGGTACGGCCGCTTCGACGATATGGTCCAGCGGATCCGGGTCGCCACGCCCACCGGCAGCGTGATGCTGGGGCGCGCGCCGGCCTCGGCCGCCGGTCCGGATCTGCGCGAACTGTTCGTGGGGTCCGAAGGTGCGCTCGGCGTGCTCACCGAGGTCACGGTGCGGGTCCACCCGGCACCCGAGACCACCACCTATATGGCCTGGTCCTTCCCGGATTTCGAAACCGGCGCCGCCGCGTTGCGCGCGGTGGTCCAGACGGGTGCCGCGCCGACCGTGCTGCGGTTGTCGGACGAGGCGGAAACCGGGCTCAACCTGGCGCGCGCCGGCGATATCGGCGGCGCCGGCGTGTCCGGCTGTCTCGCGGTGACCACCTTCGAGGGCACGGCGGCCCATACCGCGGCCCGCGGCGCCGAGGCGGCGGCGCTGCTGCGCGCCGCCGGCGGCACCGAACTCGGGCCCGACCCGGCCCGGGAATGGGAGCACGGCCGCTTCGCCGCGCCCTACCTGCGTGACGCGCTGCTGGATGCCGGCGTGCTGTGCGAGACCCTGGAAACCGCCACCACCTGGAGCGACCTGTCCGAGCTCAAAGCGAAGGTGACGGCGGCCCTCACCGATTCGCTCTCGGCCCAGGGCGCTCCGGCCCTGGTGATGTGCCATATCTCGCATACCTATCCGACCGGCGCCTCCCTCTACTTCACGGTGGTCGCCAAACAGCTCGACGAGCCGATCGCCCAATGGCGGGCCGCCAAAACGGCGGCCGGGAACGCCATCGCCGCCGCCGGCGCCACGATCACCCACCACCATGCCGTGGGCGCGGACCACCGGGCCTGGCTGCCCGACGAGATCGGCGACCTCGGCGTGCGGGTGCTGCGCGCGGTGAAACGCGAGATCGACCCGGCCGGGATCCTCAATCCTGGCACACTGCTGCCATGA
- a CDS encoding diacylglycerol/lipid kinase family protein, translated as MTDPGRNGADPRELHAVAVVTNPSSGQGKAREAARAVIDRLTGDGIEVTEIHAPSAAETRRQVRDVVAGAAPDVVVCVGGDGLVSTILDPLAHSGVPLALVPAGTGNDLARELGIADEPGRAAELVRYGRVRTIDLGRLEPSGHEPMWFATVACTGFDARVTLRANRMRRPRGRSRYTFAAVAEIAHGIAVPYRIEFGGASPDPVFDTEALLVAVGNTTTYGGGMLICPDAVCDDGLLDVTVVGKVSHLELLRILPALSAGKRIEHPAVSQYRVESLRLSAPGAPATADGEPAGQLPLTARIAPRALTVLTP; from the coding sequence ATGACCGACCCCGGCCGCAACGGCGCAGACCCGCGAGAGCTACACGCGGTCGCCGTGGTGACCAACCCCAGTTCTGGTCAGGGTAAGGCGCGTGAAGCGGCCCGCGCGGTCATCGATCGGCTCACCGGAGACGGGATCGAGGTCACCGAGATCCATGCCCCCTCTGCTGCGGAGACCCGGCGGCAGGTGCGTGACGTGGTGGCCGGCGCCGCACCGGATGTGGTCGTCTGTGTGGGCGGCGACGGCCTGGTGTCCACGATCCTGGACCCACTCGCGCATTCGGGCGTCCCGTTGGCTCTGGTGCCGGCGGGAACGGGTAACGACCTGGCGCGTGAACTGGGCATCGCCGACGAACCCGGCCGCGCCGCGGAACTGGTCCGGTACGGGCGGGTGCGCACTATCGACCTGGGCCGCCTGGAACCCAGCGGGCACGAGCCGATGTGGTTCGCGACGGTCGCGTGCACCGGTTTCGACGCCCGGGTCACCTTGCGCGCCAACCGGATGCGGCGGCCGCGCGGCCGGTCGCGCTACACCTTCGCCGCGGTGGCCGAGATCGCGCACGGTATCGCGGTGCCGTACCGGATCGAGTTCGGCGGCGCTTCGCCGGATCCGGTGTTCGACACCGAGGCGCTGCTGGTCGCGGTGGGCAACACCACCACCTATGGCGGCGGGATGTTGATCTGCCCGGATGCCGTATGCGACGACGGGCTGCTGGACGTGACCGTGGTCGGCAAGGTGTCGCATCTGGAATTGCTGCGGATCCTGCCCGCCCTGTCGGCGGGTAAACGGATCGAGCATCCCGCGGTGAGTCAGTACCGGGTCGAATCCCTGCGATTGAGCGCGCCGGGCGCCCCGGCCACCGCCGACGGCGAACCAGCCGGACAACTGCCGCTCACGGCGCGTATCGCGCCCCGCGCGTTGACCG
- a CDS encoding GNAT family N-acetyltransferase, protein MIRDATVADIPVLQDIEVRAGEPFATAGMDAVAGDEPLPARVLGEFVLDGRAWVWDMDGRGAVGYLIASTVDGNAHIDQVSVLPEYRGARIGRRLIDHAVRWAAEHRLPAITLTTFTEVPWNGPYYQRLGFRYLEPAAETPQLRALRTAEIEHGLDQWPRACMWATVETWKYT, encoded by the coding sequence GTGATCCGTGACGCCACCGTGGCGGATATCCCGGTGCTGCAGGACATCGAGGTGCGGGCGGGGGAGCCGTTCGCCACGGCCGGTATGGACGCCGTGGCCGGCGACGAACCACTCCCGGCCCGAGTGCTGGGCGAATTCGTGCTGGACGGCCGCGCTTGGGTCTGGGATATGGACGGCCGGGGCGCAGTGGGCTACCTCATCGCGAGCACGGTCGACGGAAACGCCCATATCGACCAGGTTTCGGTACTTCCGGAATACCGTGGCGCGCGGATCGGCCGTCGCCTCATCGACCACGCCGTGCGCTGGGCCGCCGAGCACCGGCTGCCCGCGATAACCCTGACGACGTTCACCGAGGTTCCGTGGAACGGGCCGTATTACCAGCGCCTGGGGTTCCGCTATCTCGAACCGGCGGCCGAAACCCCGCAACTGCGTGCGCTGCGCACCGCCGAGATCGAGCACGGGCTCGATCAGTGGCCGCGCGCCTGTATGTGGGCCACCGTAGAGACCTGGAAATACACCTGA